One genomic segment of Ricinus communis isolate WT05 ecotype wild-type chromosome 5, ASM1957865v1, whole genome shotgun sequence includes these proteins:
- the LOC8284034 gene encoding SH3 domain-containing protein 3 isoform X4, whose protein sequence is MDALRKQAFKLREQVAKQQQAVIKQFSGTGYESSDVMVIDEVEMQRHQQLEKLYRSTRAGKDFQKDIVKAAETFTAIGYKHIEAGTKLSEDCCRYGTENANDNILSKGAGIYGEARKHVEKEQEDLIRLLSSQVLDPLRTMINGAPLEDARHLAQRYSRMRQEAETQAAEVSRRQVRVKETPIPENVAKLHAAEAKMQELKANMAVLGKEAAAALAAVEAQQQRLSFQRLVAMVEAEKNYHLRIAAIFSEVEAEMVSEKQRKESAPPVIPSPVIPSENGSEKMYFLAEVTHPFIAETEKELSLAVGDYVVVRKVSPNGWSEGECKGRAGWFPSAYVEKRQRIPTSDATTQVY, encoded by the exons ATGGATGCATTAAGGAAACAAGCCTTCAAGCTAAGAGAACAAGTTGCCAAGCAACAACAA GCTGTTATAAAACAGTTCAGTGGGACTGGTTATGAAAGCTCAGATGTAATGGTTATTGATGAGGTCGAGATGCAGAGACATCAACAATTGGAGAAACTCTATAGGTCAACTCGTGCTGGGAAG GATTTTCAGAAAGATATTGTTAAAGCAGCAGAAACATTTACAGCTATTGGGTACAAACATATTGAAGCAG GAACCAAATTGTCTGAGGATTGCTGCAGATATGGAACTGAGAATGCCAACGATAACATACTGTCTAAGGGTGCAGGTATATATGGCGAGGCCCGTAAACATGTAGAGAAGGAGCAAGAAGACTTGATTCGATTGTTATCTTCACAG GTTTTAGATCCCCTGCGAACAATGATCAATGGTGCTCCTCTGGAAGATGCTCGCCATCTTGCTCAACGTTACAGTCGGATGAGACAGGAAGCAGAGACACAG GCAGCAGAGGTTTCTAGAAGACAAGTGCGAGTAAAAGAAACTCCAATTCCTGAAAATGTTGCAAAGTTGCATGCAGCAGAAGCAAAGATGCAAGAACTGAAAGCAAACATGGCTGTTCTTGGTAAAGAAGCTGCCGCTGCTTTGGCTGCTGTTGAAGCTCAGCAGCAAAGATTGAGTTTCCAGAGGCTTGTTGCTATG GTTGAAGCAGAAAAGAATTACCATTTGAGAATTGCTGCTATTTTCAGTGAGGTTGAAGCTGAG ATGGTCTCCGAGAAACAACGGAAAGAGTCTGCTCCTCCGGTGATTCCATCTCCTGTGATTCCATCAGAAAATGGCTCAGAAAAGATGTACTTCTTGGCTGAA GTGACACATCCTTTCATTGCAGAAACAGAGAAGGAGCTGAGCTTGGCTGTTGGCGACTATGTTGTTGTGCGAAag GTCAGCCCAAATGGATGGTCGGAAGGAGAATGTAAAGGCCGAGCAGGCTGGTTCCCTTCTGCATATGTGGAGAAGCGCCAGAGGATTCCCACAAGTGATGCAACTACTCAAGTTTACTAG
- the LOC8284034 gene encoding SH3 domain-containing protein 3 isoform X1 — MDALRKQAFKLREQVAKQQQNFGFQAVIKQFSGTGYESSDVMVIDEVEMQRHQQLEKLYRSTRAGKDFQKDIVKAAETFTAIGYKHIEAGGNHFVTGTKLSEDCCRYGTENANDNILSKGAGIYGEARKHVEKEQEDLIRLLSSQVLDPLRTMINGAPLEDARHLAQRYSRMRQEAETQAAEVSRRQVRVKETPIPENVAKLHAAEAKMQELKANMAVLGKEAAAALAAVEAQQQRLSFQRLVAMVEAEKNYHLRIAAIFSEVEAEMVSEKQRKESAPPVIPSPVIPSENGSEKMYFLAEVTHPFIAETEKELSLAVGDYVVVRKVSPNGWSEGECKGRAGWFPSAYVEKRQRIPTSDATTQVY, encoded by the exons ATGGATGCATTAAGGAAACAAGCCTTCAAGCTAAGAGAACAAGTTGCCAAGCAACAACAA aattttggGTTTCAGGCTGTTATAAAACAGTTCAGTGGGACTGGTTATGAAAGCTCAGATGTAATGGTTATTGATGAGGTCGAGATGCAGAGACATCAACAATTGGAGAAACTCTATAGGTCAACTCGTGCTGGGAAG GATTTTCAGAAAGATATTGTTAAAGCAGCAGAAACATTTACAGCTATTGGGTACAAACATATTGAAGCAGGTGGAAATCA ttttgtGACAGGAACCAAATTGTCTGAGGATTGCTGCAGATATGGAACTGAGAATGCCAACGATAACATACTGTCTAAGGGTGCAGGTATATATGGCGAGGCCCGTAAACATGTAGAGAAGGAGCAAGAAGACTTGATTCGATTGTTATCTTCACAG GTTTTAGATCCCCTGCGAACAATGATCAATGGTGCTCCTCTGGAAGATGCTCGCCATCTTGCTCAACGTTACAGTCGGATGAGACAGGAAGCAGAGACACAG GCAGCAGAGGTTTCTAGAAGACAAGTGCGAGTAAAAGAAACTCCAATTCCTGAAAATGTTGCAAAGTTGCATGCAGCAGAAGCAAAGATGCAAGAACTGAAAGCAAACATGGCTGTTCTTGGTAAAGAAGCTGCCGCTGCTTTGGCTGCTGTTGAAGCTCAGCAGCAAAGATTGAGTTTCCAGAGGCTTGTTGCTATG GTTGAAGCAGAAAAGAATTACCATTTGAGAATTGCTGCTATTTTCAGTGAGGTTGAAGCTGAG ATGGTCTCCGAGAAACAACGGAAAGAGTCTGCTCCTCCGGTGATTCCATCTCCTGTGATTCCATCAGAAAATGGCTCAGAAAAGATGTACTTCTTGGCTGAA GTGACACATCCTTTCATTGCAGAAACAGAGAAGGAGCTGAGCTTGGCTGTTGGCGACTATGTTGTTGTGCGAAag GTCAGCCCAAATGGATGGTCGGAAGGAGAATGTAAAGGCCGAGCAGGCTGGTTCCCTTCTGCATATGTGGAGAAGCGCCAGAGGATTCCCACAAGTGATGCAACTACTCAAGTTTACTAG
- the LOC8284034 gene encoding SH3 domain-containing protein 3 isoform X2 gives MDALRKQAFKLREQVAKQQQAVIKQFSGTGYESSDVMVIDEVEMQRHQQLEKLYRSTRAGKDFQKDIVKAAETFTAIGYKHIEAGGNHFVTGTKLSEDCCRYGTENANDNILSKGAGIYGEARKHVEKEQEDLIRLLSSQVLDPLRTMINGAPLEDARHLAQRYSRMRQEAETQAAEVSRRQVRVKETPIPENVAKLHAAEAKMQELKANMAVLGKEAAAALAAVEAQQQRLSFQRLVAMVEAEKNYHLRIAAIFSEVEAEMVSEKQRKESAPPVIPSPVIPSENGSEKMYFLAEVTHPFIAETEKELSLAVGDYVVVRKVSPNGWSEGECKGRAGWFPSAYVEKRQRIPTSDATTQVY, from the exons ATGGATGCATTAAGGAAACAAGCCTTCAAGCTAAGAGAACAAGTTGCCAAGCAACAACAA GCTGTTATAAAACAGTTCAGTGGGACTGGTTATGAAAGCTCAGATGTAATGGTTATTGATGAGGTCGAGATGCAGAGACATCAACAATTGGAGAAACTCTATAGGTCAACTCGTGCTGGGAAG GATTTTCAGAAAGATATTGTTAAAGCAGCAGAAACATTTACAGCTATTGGGTACAAACATATTGAAGCAGGTGGAAATCA ttttgtGACAGGAACCAAATTGTCTGAGGATTGCTGCAGATATGGAACTGAGAATGCCAACGATAACATACTGTCTAAGGGTGCAGGTATATATGGCGAGGCCCGTAAACATGTAGAGAAGGAGCAAGAAGACTTGATTCGATTGTTATCTTCACAG GTTTTAGATCCCCTGCGAACAATGATCAATGGTGCTCCTCTGGAAGATGCTCGCCATCTTGCTCAACGTTACAGTCGGATGAGACAGGAAGCAGAGACACAG GCAGCAGAGGTTTCTAGAAGACAAGTGCGAGTAAAAGAAACTCCAATTCCTGAAAATGTTGCAAAGTTGCATGCAGCAGAAGCAAAGATGCAAGAACTGAAAGCAAACATGGCTGTTCTTGGTAAAGAAGCTGCCGCTGCTTTGGCTGCTGTTGAAGCTCAGCAGCAAAGATTGAGTTTCCAGAGGCTTGTTGCTATG GTTGAAGCAGAAAAGAATTACCATTTGAGAATTGCTGCTATTTTCAGTGAGGTTGAAGCTGAG ATGGTCTCCGAGAAACAACGGAAAGAGTCTGCTCCTCCGGTGATTCCATCTCCTGTGATTCCATCAGAAAATGGCTCAGAAAAGATGTACTTCTTGGCTGAA GTGACACATCCTTTCATTGCAGAAACAGAGAAGGAGCTGAGCTTGGCTGTTGGCGACTATGTTGTTGTGCGAAag GTCAGCCCAAATGGATGGTCGGAAGGAGAATGTAAAGGCCGAGCAGGCTGGTTCCCTTCTGCATATGTGGAGAAGCGCCAGAGGATTCCCACAAGTGATGCAACTACTCAAGTTTACTAG
- the LOC8284034 gene encoding SH3 domain-containing protein 3 isoform X3 has translation MDALRKQAFKLREQVAKQQQNFGFQAVIKQFSGTGYESSDVMVIDEVEMQRHQQLEKLYRSTRAGKDFQKDIVKAAETFTAIGYKHIEAGTKLSEDCCRYGTENANDNILSKGAGIYGEARKHVEKEQEDLIRLLSSQVLDPLRTMINGAPLEDARHLAQRYSRMRQEAETQAAEVSRRQVRVKETPIPENVAKLHAAEAKMQELKANMAVLGKEAAAALAAVEAQQQRLSFQRLVAMVEAEKNYHLRIAAIFSEVEAEMVSEKQRKESAPPVIPSPVIPSENGSEKMYFLAEVTHPFIAETEKELSLAVGDYVVVRKVSPNGWSEGECKGRAGWFPSAYVEKRQRIPTSDATTQVY, from the exons ATGGATGCATTAAGGAAACAAGCCTTCAAGCTAAGAGAACAAGTTGCCAAGCAACAACAA aattttggGTTTCAGGCTGTTATAAAACAGTTCAGTGGGACTGGTTATGAAAGCTCAGATGTAATGGTTATTGATGAGGTCGAGATGCAGAGACATCAACAATTGGAGAAACTCTATAGGTCAACTCGTGCTGGGAAG GATTTTCAGAAAGATATTGTTAAAGCAGCAGAAACATTTACAGCTATTGGGTACAAACATATTGAAGCAG GAACCAAATTGTCTGAGGATTGCTGCAGATATGGAACTGAGAATGCCAACGATAACATACTGTCTAAGGGTGCAGGTATATATGGCGAGGCCCGTAAACATGTAGAGAAGGAGCAAGAAGACTTGATTCGATTGTTATCTTCACAG GTTTTAGATCCCCTGCGAACAATGATCAATGGTGCTCCTCTGGAAGATGCTCGCCATCTTGCTCAACGTTACAGTCGGATGAGACAGGAAGCAGAGACACAG GCAGCAGAGGTTTCTAGAAGACAAGTGCGAGTAAAAGAAACTCCAATTCCTGAAAATGTTGCAAAGTTGCATGCAGCAGAAGCAAAGATGCAAGAACTGAAAGCAAACATGGCTGTTCTTGGTAAAGAAGCTGCCGCTGCTTTGGCTGCTGTTGAAGCTCAGCAGCAAAGATTGAGTTTCCAGAGGCTTGTTGCTATG GTTGAAGCAGAAAAGAATTACCATTTGAGAATTGCTGCTATTTTCAGTGAGGTTGAAGCTGAG ATGGTCTCCGAGAAACAACGGAAAGAGTCTGCTCCTCCGGTGATTCCATCTCCTGTGATTCCATCAGAAAATGGCTCAGAAAAGATGTACTTCTTGGCTGAA GTGACACATCCTTTCATTGCAGAAACAGAGAAGGAGCTGAGCTTGGCTGTTGGCGACTATGTTGTTGTGCGAAag GTCAGCCCAAATGGATGGTCGGAAGGAGAATGTAAAGGCCGAGCAGGCTGGTTCCCTTCTGCATATGTGGAGAAGCGCCAGAGGATTCCCACAAGTGATGCAACTACTCAAGTTTACTAG
- the LOC8284034 gene encoding SH3 domain-containing protein 3 isoform X5, protein MRSRCRDINNWRNSIGQLVLGRIFRKILLKQQKHLQLLGTNILKQVEIRTKLSEDCCRYGTENANDNILSKGAGIYGEARKHVEKEQEDLIRLLSSQVLDPLRTMINGAPLEDARHLAQRYSRMRQEAETQAAEVSRRQVRVKETPIPENVAKLHAAEAKMQELKANMAVLGKEAAAALAAVEAQQQRLSFQRLVAMVEAEKNYHLRIAAIFSEVEAEMVSEKQRKESAPPVIPSPVIPSENGSEKMYFLAEVTHPFIAETEKELSLAVGDYVVVRKVSPNGWSEGECKGRAGWFPSAYVEKRQRIPTSDATTQVY, encoded by the exons ATGAGGTCGAGATGCAGAGACATCAACAATTGGAGAAACTCTATAGGTCAACTCGTGCTGGGAAG GATTTTCAGAAAGATATTGTTAAAGCAGCAGAAACATTTACAGCTATTGGGTACAAACATATTGAAGCAGGTGGAAATCA GAACCAAATTGTCTGAGGATTGCTGCAGATATGGAACTGAGAATGCCAACGATAACATACTGTCTAAGGGTGCAGGTATATATGGCGAGGCCCGTAAACATGTAGAGAAGGAGCAAGAAGACTTGATTCGATTGTTATCTTCACAG GTTTTAGATCCCCTGCGAACAATGATCAATGGTGCTCCTCTGGAAGATGCTCGCCATCTTGCTCAACGTTACAGTCGGATGAGACAGGAAGCAGAGACACAG GCAGCAGAGGTTTCTAGAAGACAAGTGCGAGTAAAAGAAACTCCAATTCCTGAAAATGTTGCAAAGTTGCATGCAGCAGAAGCAAAGATGCAAGAACTGAAAGCAAACATGGCTGTTCTTGGTAAAGAAGCTGCCGCTGCTTTGGCTGCTGTTGAAGCTCAGCAGCAAAGATTGAGTTTCCAGAGGCTTGTTGCTATG GTTGAAGCAGAAAAGAATTACCATTTGAGAATTGCTGCTATTTTCAGTGAGGTTGAAGCTGAG ATGGTCTCCGAGAAACAACGGAAAGAGTCTGCTCCTCCGGTGATTCCATCTCCTGTGATTCCATCAGAAAATGGCTCAGAAAAGATGTACTTCTTGGCTGAA GTGACACATCCTTTCATTGCAGAAACAGAGAAGGAGCTGAGCTTGGCTGTTGGCGACTATGTTGTTGTGCGAAag GTCAGCCCAAATGGATGGTCGGAAGGAGAATGTAAAGGCCGAGCAGGCTGGTTCCCTTCTGCATATGTGGAGAAGCGCCAGAGGATTCCCACAAGTGATGCAACTACTCAAGTTTACTAG